The following is a genomic window from Flavobacteriales bacterium.
CTGCGCGGCCAGGTCGGGCGGCAGGTCGTAGGGATGATGGCTGCTGAGGGTGAAGACGCAGCTCATGAAGGGCTGCTGCTCCCGGCTCATCTCCTCGGCGAAGTACTGCAGGAACGGCGCGTCCCAGATGCCCCAGTGGCCGTCGTAGTGCTCCTGCACGGGATACTCGTTGCGCCCGATGTAGCGGTGGAAGCCGGCGCTGCGGGCGAAACCATCGAAGCCCATGGTGCCGTTGTTGCCGCCATGGAAGAAGCTCGTGCGGTAGCCCTCCGCGGCCAGCACGCCGGCCAGCGAGGTGAAGGGCTGCTGGGCGTAGCGCGAGGTGATGAAGGCCTCGTCCATCAACTCGGGGATGGAGGCCAGCACGGCGGGGATGCCGTCGATGCTGCGACGGCCGTTGGCATAGGCGTGCGTCATCGTCAGGCTCTGGTCCATGAGCGCATCCAGAAAGGGCATGTGGCCCGGACCACCGGTGAGGCGGGCGCTGTACGCCGCGCTGAAGCTCTCCAGCACGATCACCACCACGTTGGGCCGGGCGGGGATGTGGCTGAACGGATCGGCCGGTGCGTCGAAGCGGTGGGTGACCGGCCAGAGCAGATCGGCCTGCATCGGCGCCATGTACGGACGTTCCTGCACCGCGGGCTTGCCGAGGGTCATCAGGATGGTGAACGGTGTGTTGAGCACCACCGGCACCTGGGTGGGCGGAGCGTAACGGGCCGCATCGATCACCTGCAGGGGGATCAGCTGCAGGCCCCCCCGGGAGGCGACCACGAGGGCGGCGATGGCGATGCCGGCGCCCGCCAGCCGTCTCCCGGTGCGCAGGGGGGATCCGTCGTCGAGCCGGGCCGCCCACCGGTAACCCCAGGCCAGCAGCGACAGCAGCGCCAGGTAGATGAGCACGATGTACCAGTAGTCGCGGGCGAAGGCCGGGGCCAGGTTGGCGGTGTCGCTGCCGGCGGTGAGGATGTGCAGGAAGTCGGCCGTGCTGCGCTTGAGGCTGAACTTGTAGTACTCCAGGTCGACGCAGGCGAAGAAGAGGGCCACGGCGTTCACCCCCAGGTAGAGGCCGGCCAGCACGCGGCGCCAGGCGTGCGCGGGACGTGGCATCGCCAGGCTGCCCACCACCCAGAGAGCGTTCAGCCAGGCCAGCGCGCTGAGGTCGAAGCGCAGTCCGCCCCAATAGGCAGCGGCCGGCGCGTCGGCGAACGACCCGGCATTGAGCAGGACGAAGAGGACGCGCAGCAGGGCATACACCCCGAGCAGCAGCCCGGAGCGCACCGCCAACACCGAGAAGGGACCGCGCAGCATCGCGCGAAAGTAACGGGGCGCCGGGAGCCCGACGAAAGGCGGCGCCGCGGATACCTTTGGGCCGCCGGACCGCCCGGGCGCCCGCCCCACCGGTGCATTCCATGACCCCATTGACCATCGAGGACCGCCAGCTGCGCTTCGAACGCGGCACGCGCGACGACGCCTTTCTGCTGGACACCTACACCAAGCTGGTGTACCCGCGCATCATCGAGGAGAAGATGCTGAGCCTGCTGCGGCAGGGCAAGATCAGCAAGTGGTTCAGCGGCATCGGCCAGGAGGCCATCGCCGTGGGGGCCACGATGGCGCTGCGTGATGACGAGTACATCCTGCCCATGCACCGCAACCTGGGCGTGTTCACCACGCGCGGCATGCCCTTCCGCAAGCTCTTCGCCCAGTGGCAGGGCAAGGCCACGGGCTACAGCAAGGGGCGGGAGCGCAGCTTCCACTTCGGCAGCCAGGAGCATCGGGTGGTGGGCATGATCAGCCACCTCGGCCCGCAGATGGGCATCGCCGACGGCATCGCCCTGGCCCACAAGCTCAAGAAGGAGGACCGATGCACGATCGTGTTCACGGGCGACGGCGCCACCAGCGAGGGCGATTTCCACGAGAGCGTGAACGTGGCCGCGGTGTGGGACCTGCCGGTGCTTTTCATCATCGAGAACAACGGCTACGGCCTAAGCACGCCCAGCAGCGAGCAGTTCCGCATGAAGAGCTTCGTGGACAAGGCCGTGGGCTACGGGATCGAGGGCGTGCAGATCGCGGGCAACAACATCCTGGAAGTGCAGGAGACGCTGGCCCGCCTCGCCGACAGCGTGCGCGAGAGGCCCCGGCCCATCCTGGTGGAGTGCATCACCTTCCGTATGCGCGGCCACGAGGAGGCCAGCGG
Proteins encoded in this region:
- a CDS encoding LTA synthase family protein, which produces MLRGPFSVLAVRSGLLLGVYALLRVLFVLLNAGSFADAPAAAYWGGLRFDLSALAWLNALWVVGSLAMPRPAHAWRRVLAGLYLGVNAVALFFACVDLEYYKFSLKRSTADFLHILTAGSDTANLAPAFARDYWYIVLIYLALLSLLAWGYRWAARLDDGSPLRTGRRLAGAGIAIAALVVASRGGLQLIPLQVIDAARYAPPTQVPVVLNTPFTILMTLGKPAVQERPYMAPMQADLLWPVTHRFDAPADPFSHIPARPNVVVIVLESFSAAYSARLTGGPGHMPFLDALMDQSLTMTHAYANGRRSIDGIPAVLASIPELMDEAFITSRYAQQPFTSLAGVLAAEGYRTSFFHGGNNGTMGFDGFARSAGFHRYIGRNEYPVQEHYDGHWGIWDAPFLQYFAEEMSREQQPFMSCVFTLSSHHPYDLPPDLAAQFSGGTHKIHPVLRYTDEALRRFFDTARTKPWFANTLFVITADHTADLDRDGQNYSKAIDYWVPLLFHMPAHLPARDQHRVTQHIDILPTVLDLIGHRKPFFSFGHSALRPSSPPYAVMANNQVFHAVGDRFILHYDGERLLGVDPLGADSTGPLGEPRDLVAFDMLTRLQAAIQQFNGHLLNNSLTADPQVP